TGGAATGGCGGTGGATCCAATGTCGGTCATTCGGAGGCGGTTCTCAGGCGTTGTTCGAGGGGAGCATCGGTGCGGGCGATCACCGCGCCGCCCAGGCATACGGACCCGTCATAGAGGACCAGCGATTGCCCGGGAGTCACTGCACGCTGGGGGTTGGCGAAGCGCACTTCAAGGCAGCCATCATCGCCGACGATGACTTCGCAGGCCTCATCGGCCTGCCGGTAGCGCGTCTGCGCGGTGCACTGGAATCGATCTGCCGGTGGGTCGCCACCGATCCAGTGCGCCTGTTCGGACCATAACAGGCCGGATTTCAGCCATGGCGTATCACTGCCCTGTTCCACATAGAGCACGTTGTCGGCCACATCCTTGCCGACGACGTACCAGGGCTGGGAGCCAAAGCCGCGTACGCCGCCGATATTGAGTCCCTCGCGCTGTCCCAGGGTGAAATAGAACACACCCGGGTGGGTGCCTATAACCTGTCCGTCCGGTGTGCGCATCTCGCCGCTGCGGGCGGGAAGGTACTGGCCGAGGAAGCTGCGGAAATCGCGTTCACCGATGAAGCAGATCCCCGTGGAATCCTTCTTCGCAGCCGTCGGCAGTCCCGCATCCTGCGCCATCCGGCGAATGGCCGGCTTGTGCAGGCCCCCCAGCGGAAACTTCGTCGCCGCGAGCTGTTCCTGGCCCAACTGGTGGAGGAAGTAGGTCTGGTCCTTGTCGCGATCGACCCCCCGCAACAGGCGGTGCCTGCCGTGGTGGTAATCAACGCGGGCGTAGTGCCCCGTCGCCATGAATTCCGCACCCAGCTCGCGGGCTGAGTCCAGGAAGTGCTTGAACTTGATTTCCCGGTTGCACAGCACATCCGGATTCGGCGTACGGCCGGCCGCGTATTCGGCAAGGAAGTGAGCGAACACACCATCCCAGTACTCGCCGGAAAAATCACGGAAATGGATCGGGATGCCAAGCCGGCCGCAGACCGCCACCGCATCGCGTCGGTCCTCGTCGGCGCGGCAGTCGCCGCTGCCATCGTCCGCCCAGTTCTGCATGAACAGACCGGCGATGGGCTCGCCTGCGTCCCGCAGCAACATCGCGGCGACCGAGGAGTCGACACCACCGGACATGCCGACAACCGTGCGCGGTGCGCCTGCGCCGCCCGTCAATGGTCCAGTCGGGATCACGCCTGCTGCAACAGCGCGAGGGGATGCCGCTGCCCGGCGAGGTAGTCGGCGACCGTCCGCCACACCAGCGGACTGCGATGACGATCGGCGGCCTGTTCCAGTTCCTCCGGGGTCATCCAGAGCGCCCGGGCGATGCCGTCGTCGAGGGTGCGCGACGGATCTTCGCCAAGCGCGTCACCGACAAATGCAAAGCGCAGGTAGTAGCGCGCCTTGTCGCCGGGCTCCAGCGGCGGTGCGCTCCACTGGTAGGCACCGATAAATGCAGTCAGACGGATGTCCCAGCGCGTTTCTTCGCGGGCTTCCCGCACCGCGGCCTCCTGCAGGCTCTCGTCTGGCTCCAGGTGTCCGGCAGGCTGGTTCAGCACCAACCGCCCCTTGGAGGTCTCCTCGACGATCAGCAGCCGCCCGTCGTGCTCGACGACGGTCGCCACGGTCACGTCCGGTTGCCAGAAGCGGCCTTCACGGTAGCTCATTCAGAACTCATCGGAGCCGGGGCTCAACTCGGTTTCCATGGCGTCCGCGGTGGTGACGGCGGCGGCAATGGCGTCCTTCAGTTCCGTGGTACTCGCATCTGCAGCGATCTTCACCACGAACATCGCGATGTCGCCCTGTTTCACCCAGCTGCCAAGGACGGAGTCGTGGGAGTCTTCCAGCAGGCGCACGGAGACTGGCGCGGGAAACCGGCCGCCATCGACACGGTAGGCGGGCGACCAGATTTCCCGGATCCTGTGCGATCCGAACTCGTGCACAGGGCTGCGCACGTACGCCAGCTGGGTGCGGTCGTCTTCCATTTCCAGGACCAGCTTGAAATCACCGTCGTCGTCGACGTCGTGGTCGTAGCCAAGCTCGTCGAGCTGCCTGCCGATCGAGACCTCGACCGCGGGCGCTTCCACGGCGGCAGACCGGGTGGATCCGACGGTTGCGTACTGCGCCGAAGCACTTGTGCTGGCCATGAGCATGGCGACCCCGAGGGCGCCAACGGCGCTGTGATTCAGTTTCATGGATGCGGCCCCTGATTAAAACGTCAATTCTGAGGCAGTGCCTGAAGCGCGTCCATAAGGGGCGGCAAAGCGTCGATCCGGCCATCTATAATGCGCGCATGCCAAGACAGACTGAAACCGAGCACCACCACGGCACCGTTGCCGAGGCGGGCAGGCCCGAGCTGGCCCCGCCGCCGATGTACTCCGTGCTGCTGCTCAACGATGACTACACCCCGATGGACTTCGTGGTGGAGGTACTGACGCGCTTTTTCCCTATGACCGCGGAGAATGCCACCCAGATCATGCTTCACGTGCATACCCGTGGTCGCGGGGTATGCGGGGTTTTCACGCGCGACGTGGCCGAATCCAAGGTAGCGCAGGTCAACGAGTTCTCCAGACTGAACCAACACCCGTTGCTATGTACGATGGAAAGGGCCTGAAGCGTCGGCGGCGTGGAAATCGGTGCCGGCACCCCCATCTTGGGATGCAGTAGTTACCGGAGGCACACGCCCCATGTTCAGTAAAGATCTCGAGTTCAGCATCGGCCAGTGCTACAAGCGCGCCCGTGAGGCACGCCACGAGTACATG
The genomic region above belongs to Lysobacter avium and contains:
- the clpS gene encoding ATP-dependent Clp protease adapter ClpS, translating into MPRQTETEHHHGTVAEAGRPELAPPPMYSVLLLNDDYTPMDFVVEVLTRFFPMTAENATQIMLHVHTRGRGVCGVFTRDVAESKVAQVNEFSRLNQHPLLCTMERA
- the mnmA gene encoding tRNA 2-thiouridine(34) synthase MnmA → MSGGVDSSVAAMLLRDAGEPIAGLFMQNWADDGSGDCRADEDRRDAVAVCGRLGIPIHFRDFSGEYWDGVFAHFLAEYAAGRTPNPDVLCNREIKFKHFLDSARELGAEFMATGHYARVDYHHGRHRLLRGVDRDKDQTYFLHQLGQEQLAATKFPLGGLHKPAIRRMAQDAGLPTAAKKDSTGICFIGERDFRSFLGQYLPARSGEMRTPDGQVIGTHPGVFYFTLGQREGLNIGGVRGFGSQPWYVVGKDVADNVLYVEQGSDTPWLKSGLLWSEQAHWIGGDPPADRFQCTAQTRYRQADEACEVIVGDDGCLEVRFANPQRAVTPGQSLVLYDGSVCLGGAVIARTDAPLEQRLRTASE
- a CDS encoding NUDIX hydrolase; protein product: MSYREGRFWQPDVTVATVVEHDGRLLIVEETSKGRLVLNQPAGHLEPDESLQEAAVREAREETRWDIRLTAFIGAYQWSAPPLEPGDKARYYLRFAFVGDALGEDPSRTLDDGIARALWMTPEELEQAADRHRSPLVWRTVADYLAGQRHPLALLQQA